A section of the Oryzias latipes chromosome 10, ASM223467v1 genome encodes:
- the LOC101160003 gene encoding mothers against decapentaplegic homolog 5: protein MSSMSSLFSFTSPAVKRLLGWKQGDEEEKWAEKAVDALVKKLKKKKGAMEDLEKALSCPGQPSKCVTIPRSLDGRLQVSHRKGLPHVIYCRVWRWPDLQSHHELKPLDGCEYPFGSKQKEVCINPYHYNRVESPVLPPVLVPRHSEFNPQHSLLAQFRNLTHNEPHMPLNATFPESFPQPHNGGGSFSISPNSPYPPSPASCGTYPNSPVSSGPSSPFQLPADTPPPAYMPPDEQLGQENQSMETSSSLVSQNIGRGDLHSVEYEEPSHWCSIVYYELNNRVGEAYHASLSSIIVDGFTNPENNKNRFCLGLLSNVNRNSTIENTRRHIGKGVHLYYVAGEVFAECLSDTSIFVQSRNCNFQHNFHPTTVCKIPSGCSLRIFNNQQFAQLLAKSVNEGFEAVYELTKMCTIRMSFVKGWGAEYHRQDVTSTPCWIEMHLNGPLQWLDKVLTQMGSPLNPISSVS, encoded by the exons ATGTCGTCCATGTCTAGCCTCTTTTCTTTTACAAGCCCAGCAGTCAAACGGCTGCTTGGGTGGAAGCAAGGAGATGAGGAAGAGAAATGGGCAGAAAAGGCTGTGGATGCACTtgtgaaaaagctgaaaaagaagaagggCGCCATGGAAGACCTGGAGAAAGCCCTGAGCTGCCCAGGTCAACCCAGCAAGTGTGTTACCATTCCACGATCCCTGGATGGCCGGCTGCAGGTTTCTCACAGGAAAGGTCTCCCTCACGTTATCTACTGTCGAGTGTGGCGCTGGCCGGACCTTCAGTCCCACCATGAGCTGAAGCCCCTGGACGGGTGCGAGTATCCATTTGGCTCCAAACAGAAGGAGGTCTGCATCAATCCGTACCACTACAATCGCGTGGAAAGCCCTG TGCTGCCTCCTGTCCTTGTACCGCGACACAGCGAGTTCAATCCACAGCACAGTTTGCTTGCACAGTTTCGCAATCTCACCCACAACGAGCCGCACATGCCCCTAAACGCCACCTTTCCGGAGTCCTTTCCACAGCCGCACAACGGGGGTGGCTCCTTTTCCATTTCTCCCAACTCTCCATATCCCCCCTCTCCAGCCAGCTGTGGTACTTACCCAAACTCCCCTGTCAGCTCGGGACCCTCCAGTCCATTCCAACTCCCAG CTGACACCCCACCCCCAGCCTACATGCCCCCAGATGAGCAACTGGGCCAGGAAAACCAGTCCATGGAGACAAGCAGCAGCCTTGTGTCTCAGAACATCGGTAGAGGAG ATTTGCACTCCGTGGAATATGAGGAGCCAAGTCACTGGTGCTCCATTGTCTACTATGAACTGAACAATCGTGTTGGCGAGGCTTACCATGCTTCATTATCCAGTATCATCGTTGATGGCTTCACCAAtcctgaaaacaacaaaaaccgcTTCTGCCTCGGGCTGTTGTCAAACGTCAACCGCAATTCCACGATTGAGAACACTCGCAGGCATATTGGCAAAG ggGTGCACCTTTACTACGTGGCTGGGGAGGTGTTTGCAGAGTGCCTGAGCGACACCAGCATTTTTGTCCAGAGTCGTAACTGCAATTTCCAACACAACTTCCATCCCACCACCGTGTGTAAGATCCCGAGTGGATGCAGCCTTCGCATTTTCAACAACCAACAGTTTGCCCAACTCCTGGCCAAGTCGGTCAATGAGGGTTTCGAGGCGGTCTACGAGCTTACCAAGATGTGTACGATTAGGATGAGCTTTGTCAAG GGCTGGGGAGCAGAGTATCATCGACAGGATGTCACCAGCACCCCCTGCTGGATTGAAATGCATTTGAACGGGCCCCTGCAGTGGCTGGATAAAGTGCTGACACAAATGGGTTCACCCCTCAACCCTATTTCATCTGTGTCCTAA